In Leptospiraceae bacterium, the following are encoded in one genomic region:
- a CDS encoding methyltransferase: protein MKKFESIYVEGFEDFINEKLTPRPYSLLLEMEEFAKKNKIPILSPAAGSVLKFLISTFKPTKILELGTGLGYSTAWMLSSNLPLEIDTLDRNARELKSAESFLSKILLETQKIHFVETHCVEFIKKSENLEDFDFIFVDCDKICYPEILDILLKKSKTNTPILFDNVLWHGRLDETKFTKPSDQAMQDFWKQIHKKNLNQTLFPSGDGLLLLFSL from the coding sequence ATGAAAAAATTCGAAAGTATCTATGTGGAGGGATTTGAAGACTTTATAAACGAAAAACTTACTCCAAGACCCTATTCCCTTCTACTCGAAATGGAAGAATTCGCTAAGAAAAATAAAATCCCAATCCTTTCTCCGGCTGCCGGCTCGGTATTAAAGTTTTTAATATCCACATTCAAACCTACCAAAATTTTAGAGTTAGGAACAGGTTTGGGATATTCTACAGCTTGGATGTTAAGCTCAAATCTACCACTTGAAATTGACACTTTAGATAGAAATGCCCGTGAATTGAAAAGTGCTGAATCATTTCTTTCAAAAATTCTACTAGAGACACAGAAAATTCATTTTGTAGAAACCCATTGTGTAGAGTTTATAAAGAAATCTGAAAATTTAGAAGATTTTGATTTTATATTTGTTGACTGTGACAAAATTTGTTACCCTGAAATACTCGACATTCTTTTAAAAAAATCAAAAACAAATACACCGATTTTATTTGATAACGTGCTCTGGCATGGCAGATTAGATGAAACAAAATTTACAAAACCATCTGACCAAGCTATGCAAGACTTTTGGAAACAAATCCATAAAAAAAATCTAAATCAAACCCTATTCCCTTCCGGTGATGGTTTGTTATTATTATTTTCCCTTTAA
- a CDS encoding carboxypeptidase regulatory-like domain-containing protein, with amino-acid sequence MKNNVVLSVLNNISRYTFYLLLAISLAFSVNCGKKKKKAMFWMAGLTGGSESGTGRSDSNGVPIPNSNTNGSNVTPSQEVASHGPATITGKLNVTECKDANNVQIDCSNDSGLDLTAVSIQLIDKNGNVVATTQPDANGNYSFNLPDLANGDYRVLINSGNGLNYAYQDVNFVFNPVNGSANTISGIDLNSSRLYLTTGPAVITGTATTPGFKDQSGNTIVAAGPMPDGTEVQLKDKDGNVIATTTTTNGNYTFNLPNLTNGNYSITVIGSGQSSNSQPFTDTSSAVPIQFSFQGNDPNIATQLTIPGLSSAWNPASSATATLTNWSIVNVAVSGSDLSGFTVKLKDANGNVVATTTTNASGQYSFNNTLSSGIYSVEISKTGFVTASNSFSFTPNPNGSSTSVTQSGGPNKVVARPSNITGQVAGPDNAPPRIDGASINFRPDSTQAPSNLLYLATGSDDRLRNLTSLWMREACIAVPANACYNACAAGGFQPACIAANQGTGPWTYTTYANKVYETNGNNVLFTAVAGVWNYYISAPGYNNSATNTITLNGQDVAAVPVILQPSTHRAQIAGQSIVADSLVPGSSSPSRNCYSTSTYCTASGLAAAGYTTQSGVPGLFAVMLGNSDSSGNPIAHITLTNSTGSYTYDGNSKVVTLPSSSVLCANATLVGTVVPGQTSLSGQACNDAADSLRVAFAISQYSTATSLSAASSSILSNSVSATTPVCFGDACPGGYQFRGGSYNVIVTDPLKHMTPTSTGALVNAGTVGLYGTLTVTSTIAHLPRRQITGTITDAISTAAMSGATVTLGIDTDTSPNTITFGTVRRDPDIISGSRLSLTDIEVPSVTTNASGQYTINNVDPGTYIIKVERPGYVTEYIQVTVPSTGSATVANAQIVLDGPRGNLSGRIVIAGGAAFTGTYSLEIINPNSGTRPTSPVAPGGLSTGTSAFTNVPNYSVFSINPGTWKVKFASAGYVPVEGIVTIQPSATTNFDIVTMIPGTQGPASISGRLLNALNNQAITTPLTVRIRPGIGITAGPYALDANNQTIGAITSSSDGSYVIPNVPAGNYTIEITGSGFATTYETVISAGGNSANQNILVSPTLGADEVRIVLSWNATPKDVDSHLEYGNSACLDGGKKCQVVWNDKSKIGGDLTLDVDVVTGFGPETVTVKGSVWTSPTVTRLGYSLFNWSNDASLSVSGSTVKVYKASGLVRTYNSGPAQASRWWQIFCFDKATKNITDVGQPGCSAADFFNASKN; translated from the coding sequence ATGAAAAACAATGTCGTTCTTTCAGTTCTAAACAATATCAGCAGGTATACTTTCTATCTTTTACTTGCAATATCACTAGCCTTCAGCGTTAACTGCGGTAAGAAAAAGAAAAAAGCCATGTTTTGGATGGCCGGTCTAACTGGTGGCAGCGAAAGTGGTACTGGCAGGTCTGATTCAAACGGAGTTCCAATCCCCAACTCAAATACTAACGGTTCCAATGTAACCCCTTCGCAAGAAGTAGCATCCCATGGACCTGCAACAATAACTGGCAAATTAAACGTAACAGAATGTAAAGACGCAAACAATGTTCAAATTGATTGTTCAAATGACTCCGGTCTTGATCTAACTGCAGTATCCATTCAGTTAATTGATAAAAACGGAAATGTAGTTGCTACTACTCAGCCAGATGCAAATGGAAACTATTCATTTAACCTTCCAGATCTAGCAAACGGTGACTACCGAGTTCTAATTAATTCAGGAAACGGATTGAACTATGCATACCAAGATGTGAACTTTGTATTTAATCCGGTAAATGGATCAGCAAATACAATTTCTGGTATAGACCTGAATTCATCTAGATTATACCTAACTACTGGTCCGGCTGTTATCACTGGTACAGCGACAACACCAGGCTTCAAAGACCAATCCGGTAACACAATAGTTGCGGCAGGTCCTATGCCTGATGGTACAGAAGTTCAATTGAAAGACAAAGACGGAAATGTCATTGCAACTACCACCACTACAAATGGAAATTATACATTTAATCTACCCAATCTAACAAACGGAAATTACAGTATAACGGTCATTGGTTCAGGACAATCTTCTAATAGTCAACCTTTTACTGATACTAGTTCTGCTGTTCCAATTCAATTTAGTTTTCAAGGAAATGATCCAAACATAGCAACACAACTAACAATCCCGGGTCTAAGTTCTGCTTGGAATCCAGCTAGTTCGGCAACTGCAACTTTAACGAATTGGAGTATTGTAAACGTAGCAGTAAGTGGTAGCGATTTATCTGGTTTTACTGTCAAACTAAAAGATGCAAACGGAAATGTGGTAGCAACTACTACTACAAATGCTTCTGGACAGTATTCATTCAATAATACTTTGTCATCTGGCATCTATTCTGTTGAAATTTCTAAAACTGGCTTCGTAACTGCATCTAACTCTTTCTCTTTTACTCCAAATCCAAACGGTAGTTCAACTTCTGTTACTCAGTCGGGTGGCCCAAATAAAGTAGTAGCAAGACCTTCTAATATTACTGGCCAAGTTGCCGGTCCTGACAACGCACCTCCGAGAATTGATGGTGCCTCTATCAATTTCCGCCCTGATTCAACACAAGCTCCTTCTAATTTACTTTATTTAGCTACTGGATCTGATGATAGACTTAGAAATCTCACTTCTCTATGGATGAGAGAAGCTTGTATAGCCGTTCCGGCAAATGCTTGTTACAATGCATGTGCTGCTGGTGGATTTCAACCTGCTTGTATTGCAGCAAATCAAGGAACAGGTCCATGGACTTATACCACCTATGCGAATAAAGTATACGAAACTAATGGTAATAACGTTTTATTTACTGCTGTTGCGGGCGTTTGGAACTACTATATTTCTGCTCCAGGATACAATAACTCTGCAACAAATACTATTACTTTAAATGGCCAAGATGTTGCAGCAGTTCCAGTTATATTACAACCAAGCACGCATAGAGCTCAAATTGCTGGTCAAAGTATTGTGGCGGATAGTTTAGTTCCGGGTTCCAGTTCCCCTTCTCGCAATTGTTACAGTACATCAACATATTGTACTGCTTCTGGATTAGCTGCTGCTGGTTATACAACTCAATCCGGTGTTCCCGGTCTTTTTGCCGTTATGCTTGGAAACTCTGACAGTTCAGGAAATCCTATAGCACATATAACGCTTACAAATTCAACTGGCTCATACACATATGATGGAAACTCTAAAGTAGTAACACTTCCTTCGTCCTCAGTTCTTTGTGCGAATGCCACTTTAGTTGGTACAGTAGTTCCTGGTCAAACGTCCCTTTCTGGACAAGCTTGTAATGATGCCGCAGATAGTTTAAGAGTTGCATTTGCAATAAGTCAATATAGCACCGCAACCAGCTTAAGTGCTGCTAGCTCTAGCATACTATCAAACTCGGTATCTGCGACTACGCCAGTATGTTTTGGTGATGCATGTCCAGGTGGATATCAATTTAGAGGTGGCTCTTATAACGTAATTGTTACTGATCCACTGAAACATATGACCCCAACCTCAACAGGAGCTTTAGTGAACGCTGGTACCGTTGGACTTTATGGAACACTTACAGTTACCAGTACAATTGCTCACCTTCCAAGACGTCAAATTACAGGAACAATAACAGATGCAATTTCAACAGCAGCAATGAGCGGAGCAACTGTGACTTTAGGGATCGATACTGATACTAGCCCAAATACAATAACATTTGGAACAGTTCGAAGAGATCCAGACATTATATCTGGCTCCAGGTTAAGTTTAACAGACATTGAAGTTCCATCCGTTACTACAAATGCAAGTGGTCAATACACAATCAACAACGTTGACCCAGGAACCTATATAATCAAAGTAGAGAGACCTGGATATGTAACAGAGTATATACAAGTGACAGTTCCAAGCACTGGTTCTGCAACAGTTGCAAATGCTCAAATAGTATTAGATGGTCCGCGAGGAAATTTATCTGGACGTATTGTAATTGCAGGTGGAGCAGCTTTCACTGGAACTTACTCACTGGAAATTATTAATCCGAATTCTGGAACAAGACCAACGTCTCCAGTAGCTCCAGGTGGACTTAGCACTGGAACTTCAGCATTTACTAACGTTCCTAATTATTCTGTTTTTTCAATAAACCCTGGAACTTGGAAAGTTAAATTCGCTTCTGCTGGGTATGTTCCTGTCGAAGGCATTGTAACAATTCAACCAAGTGCTACTACCAATTTTGATATTGTAACGATGATTCCAGGCACACAAGGGCCAGCTTCTATATCAGGAAGACTTTTGAATGCACTGAACAATCAAGCGATTACAACTCCGCTTACAGTTAGAATTCGTCCAGGAATTGGAATTACTGCTGGGCCTTATGCTTTAGATGCAAATAACCAAACTATTGGTGCAATTACATCATCATCTGATGGAAGTTATGTAATACCAAATGTTCCAGCAGGAAATTACACCATAGAAATTACTGGAAGTGGATTTGCTACAACCTATGAAACGGTAATTTCTGCAGGCGGGAACTCTGCAAACCAGAATATCCTAGTATCTCCTACACTCGGCGCTGACGAAGTAAGAATTGTTCTTTCTTGGAATGCAACACCAAAGGACGTTGACTCTCATTTAGAATATGGAAACTCAGCTTGTTTGGATGGCGGAAAAAAATGCCAAGTAGTATGGAACGATAAATCAAAAATTGGCGGAGATTTAACTCTAGATGTTGACGTAGTAACAGGATTTGGTCCTGAAACAGTCACAGTAAAAGGATCCGTCTGGACTTCTCCAACCGTAACTAGACTTGGTTATAGTTTATTTAACTGGTCAAACGATGCCTCCCTATCTGTATCTGGGTCTACCGTCAAAGTTTACAAAGCTTCTGGATTAGTTAGAACCTATAATTCTGGACCAGCCCAAGCTAGTAGATGGTGGCAAATTTTCTGCTTTGATAAAGCAACCAAAAACATCACAGACGTAGGACAACCTGGTTGTAGTGCGGCTGATTTCTTTAACGCTTCAAAAAACTAA
- the eat gene encoding ethanolamine permease, translating to MSKLERNLGPFLLWGLGVGYVISGMYFGWNLGLPKGGTLGFGIATVFITIMYITFTFSYTELACAIPKAGGAFDYANLTLNHHLGYLAGVAQIIEFVFAPPAIAAAIGSYFHIFLPSIPILVIAICAYILFTSLNIYGVKTAASFELFVTILAVAELLIFSGITLPHFQYSNLEINPLPNGIAGIFASIPFAIWFFLAIEGVANVAEEVINPQKNILIGFGFALLTLVVLCILTFLSSIGVAGWESIVYPQGSTEMSDSPLPLALSFLVGKDSALYHMLITIGLFGLVASFHGIILASGRATYEFGKIGYAPKKLGIINEKYHTPANALIANTCIGIIALLTGKTSEIITIACFGAVTLYIISMFALFSLRQNHPKIKSSFKVPFYPYTPSLALLIAIIALISLFVFNIELGLVYIFILFLSYLYFYFILRGKSNV from the coding sequence ATGAGTAAGTTAGAAAGAAATCTAGGACCTTTCCTGCTTTGGGGTTTGGGTGTAGGGTATGTAATTTCTGGAATGTACTTCGGCTGGAATTTAGGTTTGCCCAAAGGTGGCACACTTGGATTCGGAATCGCTACGGTTTTTATAACAATTATGTATATTACATTTACGTTTAGTTATACGGAACTGGCCTGTGCGATTCCGAAAGCTGGTGGGGCTTTTGATTACGCTAACTTGACATTAAATCACCATTTGGGATACTTGGCTGGAGTTGCTCAGATCATAGAATTTGTATTTGCTCCACCGGCTATCGCAGCGGCTATTGGATCTTATTTTCACATATTTCTCCCTTCAATTCCAATATTGGTAATTGCAATCTGCGCATATATACTATTTACCTCATTAAATATATATGGAGTTAAAACAGCAGCCTCTTTTGAATTATTTGTAACAATTTTAGCTGTAGCTGAACTACTTATATTTTCCGGAATTACTCTTCCTCATTTTCAATACTCTAACCTAGAGATAAACCCACTCCCAAACGGAATTGCTGGAATTTTCGCTTCTATTCCATTTGCAATATGGTTTTTTCTAGCAATCGAAGGAGTCGCAAATGTGGCAGAAGAAGTAATCAATCCACAAAAAAATATTTTAATTGGGTTCGGTTTCGCCTTATTAACTTTAGTTGTACTTTGTATATTGACTTTCCTATCCTCTATTGGAGTTGCTGGTTGGGAAAGTATTGTTTACCCACAAGGATCAACTGAAATGTCTGACTCACCTTTACCACTTGCACTTTCTTTTCTTGTTGGAAAAGATTCAGCTTTGTATCATATGTTAATTACTATTGGCTTATTTGGATTAGTCGCATCCTTTCATGGAATTATACTGGCATCCGGTAGAGCAACTTATGAATTTGGAAAAATCGGTTATGCGCCTAAAAAGTTAGGGATAATAAATGAAAAATACCATACACCAGCAAATGCTTTGATAGCGAATACTTGTATCGGAATCATTGCTCTATTAACGGGAAAAACTTCTGAGATTATCACTATAGCTTGTTTTGGTGCAGTCACACTCTATATCATCTCGATGTTTGCTTTGTTTAGCTTAAGACAAAATCATCCAAAAATAAAAAGTTCTTTTAAAGTCCCATTTTATCCTTATACACCTTCTTTAGCTCTACTGATTGCAATCATAGCCTTAATATCGCTTTTTGTATTCAATATCGAATTAGGATTAGTTTATATTTTTATATTATTTCTATCGTATCTCTATTTTTATTTCATTTTAAGAGGAAAATCCAATGTATAA
- a CDS encoding ethanolamine ammonia-lyase subunit EutB: MYKIKIGKKTFQFKNLKTLLAKATPLRSGDILAGLSASSQEERVAAQYALSEVPLKRFLEEELIPHNKDEVTRLILNSHNKEAMYPIKNLTVGEFREYLLSENTNTKELQFIQKGITPEMVAAVSKIMRNQDLILVSKKCQITTKFRNTIGLPGRLSTRLQPNHPTDDAKGILASLLDGLLYGNGDAVIGINPATDNIYNAMELLKILDSIREKYKIPTQTCILTHITNTIEAINLNSPVDLVFQSIGGTEKTNSSFGINLSILKEAYEAGLSLKRGNLGQNLMYFETGQGSSLSANANFGIDQQTCEVRAYAVAREFNPLLVNTVVGFIGPEYLYNGKQIIRAGLEDHFSGKLMGLPMGCDICYTNHTEADQDDMDNLLTLLSVAGCTFIMGIPGADDIMLNYQSTSFHDALYVRQLLGLKPAPEFEDWLYEMEILDRRMVPQSKTTNKLLAEF; the protein is encoded by the coding sequence ATGTATAAAATAAAAATTGGGAAAAAAACATTTCAATTTAAAAATTTGAAAACTCTCTTAGCAAAAGCAACACCTCTGCGCTCTGGCGACATTCTAGCAGGTTTATCTGCCAGTTCACAAGAAGAGCGAGTTGCTGCACAATACGCCCTTTCTGAAGTTCCGTTAAAACGTTTTTTAGAAGAAGAATTAATTCCCCATAATAAAGATGAAGTGACAAGACTAATTCTAAATAGCCACAACAAAGAAGCAATGTATCCTATAAAAAATTTAACTGTCGGAGAATTTAGAGAATACCTGCTTTCAGAAAATACAAATACGAAAGAATTACAATTTATTCAAAAAGGAATTACACCAGAAATGGTCGCTGCAGTTTCTAAAATAATGCGTAACCAAGACTTAATTCTTGTTTCAAAAAAATGTCAAATTACAACCAAATTTAGAAATACGATTGGACTTCCAGGGCGGTTATCAACTAGGCTTCAACCCAATCATCCCACAGATGATGCAAAAGGAATTTTAGCAAGTCTACTGGACGGACTGCTCTACGGAAATGGAGACGCAGTAATAGGAATAAACCCAGCAACGGATAATATCTATAATGCGATGGAACTCCTGAAAATTTTAGATTCCATTCGAGAAAAATACAAAATTCCTACACAAACTTGCATATTAACCCATATAACAAACACCATAGAGGCAATAAATCTTAATTCTCCTGTTGACTTGGTATTTCAATCCATAGGCGGGACAGAAAAAACAAACTCGAGTTTCGGGATAAACCTAAGTATCCTCAAGGAAGCTTATGAAGCCGGTCTTTCTTTAAAGCGAGGAAACCTTGGACAAAACTTAATGTATTTTGAAACCGGACAGGGAAGTTCCCTTTCGGCAAATGCTAATTTTGGAATAGATCAACAAACTTGTGAAGTAAGAGCTTATGCAGTTGCTAGAGAATTTAATCCCTTACTTGTAAATACGGTAGTTGGCTTTATTGGACCTGAATATCTATACAACGGCAAACAGATAATACGCGCTGGACTTGAAGATCATTTCAGTGGAAAACTTATGGGTCTTCCTATGGGTTGTGATATCTGTTACACCAATCATACCGAGGCAGATCAAGATGATATGGACAATCTACTAACCTTACTAAGTGTTGCGGGTTGTACTTTTATTATGGGAATACCCGGAGCGGATGATATAATGCTAAACTACCAAAGCACATCCTTTCACGATGCGTTATACGTCAGACAGTTATTGGGATTAAAACCAGCTCCAGAATTTGAAGACTGGCTTTATGAAATGGAAATTTTGGATCGAAGAATGGTTCCTCAATCCAAAACTACAAATAAACTATTAGCTGAATTTTAG